A genomic window from Psychrilyobacter piezotolerans includes:
- a CDS encoding PTS transporter subunit IIBC: MGKIKLGSFDFWQKFGKCLMVVIAVMPAAGLMISLGKLVTTFLGIDMAGRVMEDIGWGIIVNLHILFAVAIGGSWAKERAGGAFAAILAFILTNRLTGTIFGVNNGMMSDPNATINIMTGKEVLVRDYFTSVLGSPALNMGVFIGIISGFLGAALFNKFYNYDKLPQPLAFFNGKRFVPFVVILGSVVMAFTLSLVWPYIQWSLNSFGNWIASSRDTAPVIAPFVYGALERILLPFGLHHMLTIPMNYTELGGTYQLLTGSEAGSIIAGQDPIWLAWITDLNNLKAAGDMETYKELISSVVPARFKAGQVILSTASLLGFSLAMYKNVDEEKKPKYKMIFFSAVLAVFLTGVTEPIEFMFMFIAPVLYVVHAILTGLAFALTDLIDLRIQAFGFLELLTRTPLMISAGIGRDLINFVISSIGFFGLNFFIVNFLIKKFDLPTPGRKGNYIDDEAEEKNNVKVNKNQKNDALTDTIIELLGGKCNISDVDACMTRLRISVKDNSLVEDESKWKKAGAIGLIVKGNGIQAIYGPKADNLKNKIIDTLNFA, translated from the coding sequence ATGGGGAAAATAAAATTAGGTTCATTTGATTTTTGGCAAAAATTTGGAAAGTGTTTAATGGTAGTTATAGCAGTAATGCCTGCTGCGGGACTTATGATCTCTTTAGGGAAATTAGTGACTACATTTTTAGGTATAGACATGGCTGGAAGGGTAATGGAAGATATAGGTTGGGGGATCATTGTAAACCTACACATATTATTTGCTGTAGCTATCGGGGGATCTTGGGCTAAGGAAAGAGCAGGAGGAGCATTTGCTGCTATACTGGCCTTTATCCTGACCAACAGGCTCACAGGAACGATATTTGGTGTAAACAACGGGATGATGTCGGATCCCAATGCTACAATAAATATAATGACAGGTAAGGAAGTTTTAGTAAGGGATTATTTCACCAGTGTACTGGGATCTCCTGCTTTGAATATGGGAGTATTTATCGGAATTATTTCAGGATTTTTAGGAGCGGCACTATTCAATAAATTTTATAATTATGATAAACTGCCGCAACCTCTGGCTTTTTTCAATGGAAAAAGATTTGTACCATTTGTAGTTATATTAGGTTCTGTAGTGATGGCATTTACACTTTCATTGGTATGGCCTTATATACAATGGTCGTTAAACTCATTTGGAAACTGGATAGCCAGCTCCAGGGATACTGCCCCGGTTATAGCTCCATTTGTATACGGTGCCTTAGAAAGAATATTACTACCATTTGGACTACATCATATGTTGACCATCCCTATGAACTATACGGAATTAGGCGGGACATATCAGCTGTTAACAGGATCGGAAGCCGGATCTATAATCGCCGGACAAGACCCTATATGGTTAGCCTGGATAACGGATTTAAACAACTTAAAAGCTGCGGGAGATATGGAAACATACAAGGAATTAATAAGTTCGGTAGTTCCTGCAAGGTTTAAAGCAGGACAGGTAATCCTTTCAACGGCTTCATTATTAGGATTCTCATTGGCTATGTACAAGAATGTAGATGAAGAAAAAAAGCCTAAATATAAGATGATATTTTTCTCGGCAGTATTAGCAGTATTTTTAACGGGAGTAACCGAGCCCATTGAATTTATGTTTATGTTTATCGCACCTGTATTATATGTAGTTCATGCTATTTTGACAGGATTAGCCTTTGCATTAACAGATTTAATAGACCTTAGAATCCAAGCCTTTGGGTTTTTAGAGTTACTCACTAGAACACCGCTTATGATAAGTGCAGGAATAGGAAGAGACTTAATAAACTTCGTAATCAGTTCCATAGGATTCTTCGGGTTAAACTTCTTCATTGTAAATTTTTTAATCAAAAAATTTGACCTTCCGACACCGGGAAGAAAAGGAAATTATATAGATGATGAGGCAGAGGAAAAAAACAATGTAAAAGTAAATAAAAATCAAAAAAATGATGCTTTAACAGATACAATCATAGAACTTTTAGGCGGGAAATGTAATATAAGTGATGTGGATGCCTGTATGACCAGATTACGTATCTCTGTAAAGGATAATTCATTGGTTGAAGATGAATCCAAGTGGAAAAAGGCAGGTGCCATAGGGCTTATTGTAAAAGGAAATGGAATACAGGCTATCTATGGTCCCAAAGCTGATAACCTTAAGAATAAAATAATTGATACTTTAAATTTTGCATAA
- a CDS encoding autotransporter outer membrane beta-barrel domain-containing protein has product MKELNLYQKKIKRILKGKVSICTAVIVSLLITNSIAMGETDPLTIKNVKKNIKSQDLDNDGVPDSEDMFPLNPKRASGIDSDNDGIDNEFDSEFDFDNEIEEIASTGTNDLYEGFEKADKTKPLDTDGDGVPDEIDSDDDNDGIPDTIDPVIDLKNPNRDTDGDKIVDMKDTDDDNDGYSDLDETAAGTDPLDGSAVPADYDGDKVSDVTDTDDDNDGISDTDDAFPKDSSETVDTDGDGTGNNADTDDDGDGYTDTDETAAGTDPLDGSAAPADYDGDKISDVTDTDDDNDGITDTDDAFPKDSSETVDTDGDGTGNNADTDDDGDGYTDTDETAAGTDPLDGSAAPADYDGDKISDVTDTDDDNDGISDTVDAFPKDSSETVDTDGDGTGNNADTDDDGDGYTDTDETAAGTDPLDGSAAPADYDGDKVSDFTDTDDDNDGVLDTVDAFPKDSSETVDTDGDGTGNNADIDDDGDGYTDTDETAAGTDPLDGSAVPADYDGDKVSDATDPDDDNDGVLDEEDAFPKDKNESVDTDGDGIGNNADTDDDGDGIPDEDEQLDGSLIDPEIPPLAQEGGSGELTIDGGAVGIKTESSSNIKNTSNYAYSNYIVKDKVGMLATHENGQVINSGTITIDGDFAGVYGMVAQLGGTVRNKGTINLNGEYNVGMKAIGGSLNDDTTDEYGEGGTVIMDSGSYIYINGNNNVAMQAVSGGYAESDWDTYIKTGENNRVMQASGEGSVAVNNDYIHIEAAKNMGMQALNGGKIQNIQDGDYNSMILIQTSNIIGMQVDGSGSIGESDGSIELGVYSNNSSNSIGMNAINGGKIYNKKSTDYNDTSAITSMGSGTNIIGMHGTGSGAEAYNSSKITMATEASYAIKMENGAYGENTGQITISSADSYGMYAGTGSTVVNKEGGTITVNGSNSTGMVADGSGAEAYNYGTIHVKSESGTTNSAYTAKDESSQAAVDTVYMKAINGGQIYQLGTLQSESSIVLSSDSSRMAVPSSYLFSSADASYDAGGDFTLDGEMHVFTLAGMGNEYTVNNYIVAEGNIEGEEGILSLSPVYKIAASVDEGNDGSNRAALTFTKINDIENLVTEDWMKPLAELIDGAVFNNTGGFVDKYPNLAAKIANTTSYTPLMEELSANEYANISKLILDNEEFFNGMGKKVMHETRNSISFKMDDSEDSIDKYKIVLADFVEFGERQLKFAADYKESSTKEETGTVGYESNKGGFILALENEKKGITLGYSKEDVDYNEGSEGDINSIHLGGYSSRELGSAYLNTSLGFEYNMHDMERRIDVSGSGISEKAEANFNSYTVSLENRISRSVELNTVSVSPYVSLNLAMGYHEDIEESGAPGLNAEVSDETVYSTELEGGIILSKKFSLVSGVNLKLYTHPRIKYDFAHPEDVREEVSLEGINGSYSLSKAQEREDVVGIIEVGASLELFNNLYLKGSFIIDSEQDDYTSVEVEYKF; this is encoded by the coding sequence ATGAAAGAGTTGAATCTTTATCAAAAAAAGATTAAAAGGATTTTAAAAGGGAAGGTTAGTATCTGTACAGCTGTAATAGTTTCACTTTTAATAACTAATTCTATAGCAATGGGAGAAACAGATCCGCTTACTATAAAAAACGTAAAAAAAAATATTAAATCACAGGATCTTGATAATGACGGAGTTCCAGACTCGGAAGACATGTTTCCACTGAATCCCAAAAGAGCCAGTGGTATAGATTCAGATAATGATGGAATAGATAATGAGTTTGATAGTGAGTTTGACTTTGACAATGAGATTGAGGAAATAGCTTCCACTGGAACAAATGACCTCTATGAAGGTTTTGAAAAAGCTGATAAAACAAAGCCACTGGATACCGACGGAGATGGGGTGCCCGATGAGATAGATTCTGATGATGACAATGATGGAATTCCTGATACTATCGACCCAGTAATTGATTTAAAGAATCCTAACAGGGATACAGATGGGGATAAAATAGTAGATATGAAGGATACCGACGATGACAACGACGGATATTCTGATCTCGATGAAACTGCTGCCGGGACCGACCCTCTAGACGGTTCGGCAGTACCAGCTGATTACGATGGCGACAAAGTTAGTGATGTCACTGATACCGATGACGATAACGATGGGATCTCAGATACCGACGATGCTTTCCCTAAAGATTCTTCTGAAACTGTCGATACTGACGGTGACGGCACCGGTAACAATGCCGATACTGACGATGACGGTGACGGATATACCGATACCGATGAAACTGCTGCCGGGACCGACCCTCTAGATGGTTCTGCTGCTCCAGCTGATTACGATGGCGACAAAATTAGTGATGTCACTGACACCGATGACGATAACGACGGGATCACAGATACCGACGATGCTTTCCCTAAAGATTCTTCTGAAACTGTCGATACCGACGGTGACGGTACTGGTAACAATGCTGATACTGACGATGACGGCGACGGATATACCGATACCGATGAAACTGCTGCCGGGACCGACCCTCTAGATGGTTCTGCTGCTCCAGCTGATTACGATGGCGACAAAATTAGTGATGTCACTGATACCGATGACGATAACGACGGGATCTCAGATACTGTCGATGCTTTCCCTAAAGATTCTTCTGAAACTGTCGATACCGACGGTGACGGCACCGGTAACAATGCCGATACTGACGATGACGGTGACGGATATACCGATACCGATGAAACTGCTGCCGGGACTGACCCTCTAGACGGTTCTGCTGCTCCCGCTGATTACGATGGCGACAAAGTTAGTGATTTTACTGACACTGATGACGATAACGATGGGGTTTTAGATACTGTCGATGCTTTCCCTAAAGATTCTTCTGAAACTGTCGATACCGACGGTGACGGTACTGGTAACAATGCCGATATTGACGATGACGGTGACGGATATACCGATACCGATGAAACTGCTGCCGGGACTGACCCTCTAGACGGTTCGGCAGTACCAGCTGATTACGATGGGGATAAAGTTAGTGATGCAACTGATCCTGACGATGATAACGACGGAGTCTTGGATGAAGAAGATGCCTTCCCTAAAGATAAAAATGAATCGGTGGACACCGACGGAGATGGAATTGGTAACAATGCTGATACCGATGATGACGGCGACGGGATTCCAGACGAAGATGAGCAACTGGATGGCAGTCTTATAGATCCTGAAATCCCTCCTCTGGCTCAAGAGGGAGGAAGTGGAGAGCTTACTATCGATGGCGGTGCAGTGGGTATAAAGACAGAGTCATCATCGAATATTAAAAATACGAGTAACTATGCATACTCAAACTACATAGTAAAGGATAAGGTGGGAATGCTGGCTACCCATGAAAATGGTCAGGTCATAAATAGCGGAACTATAACCATAGACGGAGATTTCGCAGGGGTTTACGGTATGGTGGCCCAGCTGGGTGGTACCGTTAGAAACAAGGGTACGATAAACCTCAATGGTGAGTATAACGTAGGTATGAAGGCCATAGGGGGAAGCCTCAATGATGATACTACCGACGAGTATGGCGAGGGCGGTACTGTAATCATGGATTCCGGTTCTTATATATACATAAATGGAAACAACAACGTGGCTATGCAGGCGGTTTCCGGAGGATACGCCGAGAGTGACTGGGATACATATATCAAAACTGGAGAGAACAACAGAGTTATGCAGGCTTCTGGAGAGGGCAGTGTAGCTGTTAATAACGATTATATTCATATTGAAGCTGCGAAAAATATGGGGATGCAGGCTTTAAATGGCGGGAAGATACAAAATATTCAAGATGGAGATTATAATTCAATGATATTGATTCAAACTTCAAATATTATCGGTATGCAGGTAGATGGAAGCGGAAGTATCGGTGAGAGCGACGGTTCTATAGAGCTAGGCGTTTACTCTAATAACAGTAGCAACAGTATAGGGATGAACGCCATAAACGGTGGAAAGATCTACAACAAAAAAAGCACTGATTATAATGATACTTCTGCTATAACCTCAATGGGCAGTGGGACAAATATTATAGGTATGCACGGAACAGGAAGCGGAGCAGAAGCATATAACAGCTCTAAGATAACCATGGCAACAGAAGCCTCTTATGCTATTAAGATGGAAAACGGAGCCTACGGTGAAAACACAGGGCAGATAACAATAAGTAGTGCCGACTCCTACGGTATGTACGCAGGAACAGGTTCAACTGTTGTAAACAAAGAAGGTGGAACTATCACGGTAAACGGCAGTAACTCAACAGGAATGGTTGCCGACGGGTCTGGTGCCGAGGCCTATAACTATGGAACTATACATGTAAAAAGTGAAAGTGGAACCACCAACTCTGCTTATACTGCGAAAGATGAGAGCAGCCAGGCAGCTGTGGATACAGTCTATATGAAGGCCATAAATGGAGGTCAGATCTACCAACTGGGAACCCTCCAATCGGAGTCTTCCATAGTATTATCATCCGATTCCTCAAGAATGGCTGTACCATCAAGCTACCTCTTCTCTTCGGCTGATGCAAGTTATGATGCTGGAGGAGACTTTACCCTAGATGGAGAGATGCACGTATTTACCCTGGCAGGAATGGGGAATGAGTATACAGTGAATAACTATATAGTTGCAGAAGGAAATATAGAAGGGGAAGAAGGTATACTGTCTCTCTCTCCTGTATACAAGATAGCAGCAAGTGTAGATGAAGGCAATGACGGTTCTAACAGGGCAGCCCTTACTTTTACCAAGATAAATGATATCGAAAATCTTGTAACTGAAGATTGGATGAAGCCTTTAGCTGAACTTATTGATGGCGCAGTTTTCAATAATACAGGTGGATTTGTGGACAAATATCCTAATCTTGCAGCTAAGATAGCAAATACAACTTCCTATACCCCTCTTATGGAAGAACTCTCGGCAAATGAATATGCAAATATATCCAAACTAATACTTGATAATGAAGAGTTTTTCAACGGAATGGGGAAAAAGGTAATGCATGAAACAAGGAACAGCATTTCCTTTAAGATGGACGATTCAGAAGACTCAATTGATAAATACAAAATTGTTTTGGCAGATTTTGTGGAATTTGGAGAAAGACAACTTAAATTTGCAGCTGACTACAAAGAGAGCAGCACAAAAGAGGAAACTGGAACTGTCGGTTATGAGAGTAATAAAGGAGGATTTATCCTTGCCCTGGAAAACGAAAAGAAGGGAATAACCCTAGGTTACAGTAAAGAGGATGTGGACTACAATGAAGGAAGCGAGGGGGATATTAACTCGATCCACCTTGGAGGATACAGCTCCAGAGAGCTTGGATCTGCCTATCTGAATACTTCCCTTGGATTTGAGTACAACATGCATGATATGGAAAGAAGGATAGATGTATCTGGATCTGGAATAAGCGAGAAAGCAGAAGCTAATTTTAATTCCTACACAGTTTCCTTGGAAAACAGGATCTCCAGATCTGTTGAACTAAATACTGTAAGTGTTTCTCCATATGTCAGTTTGAACCTAGCTATGGGATACCACGAAGATATAGAAGAGAGTGGAGCTCCAGGATTAAATGCTGAGGTATCTGATGAAACAGTATACTCCACTGAGTTAGAAGGAGGTATAATCCTCAGCAAGAAGTTCTCCCTAGTTAGCGGAGTAAACCTGAAACTTTATACCCACCCACGTATAAAATATGATTTTGCTCACCCAGAAGATGTAAGGGAAGAAGTAAGCCTGGAGGGTATAAATGGTTCTTATTCCTTAAGCAAAGCTCAAGAACGTGAAGACGTTGTTGGAATAATTGAGGTAGGAGCAAGCCTCGAATTATTTAATAACCTATATCTCAAGGGAAGTTTCATAATAGATTCAGAACAAGATGACTATACCTCTGTAGAAGTAGAGTATAAATTTTAA
- a CDS encoding endonuclease/exonuclease/phosphatase family protein: protein MKLLTLNCHSWQEENQLEKIKYLAETIYERDYDVVALQEVSQHRESQIIYGNIREDNFALLLVEELKKLGTAYNFIWDFSHYGYDIYEEGVALLSKQPFTDVQSFYISQSEGIENWKSRKIIGGSVEFKGEAYSFYSCHTGWWSDAEEPFRYQGEKILEISKNTDNKVFFMGDFNNDANIIGEGYEFLIKNGLTDTFTAAKIKDDGCTVPGEIAGWEDDISKKRLDLILAGTPVEVYSSNVIFNGKNKNIISDHFGVEIIL from the coding sequence ATGAAACTTCTCACATTGAATTGCCATTCGTGGCAGGAAGAAAACCAGTTGGAAAAGATAAAATATTTAGCTGAGACAATATATGAGAGAGACTACGATGTTGTAGCTCTTCAGGAAGTCAGCCAGCATAGGGAAAGCCAGATAATTTATGGAAATATAAGGGAAGATAATTTTGCCCTCCTCCTGGTAGAAGAATTAAAAAAACTGGGGACAGCTTATAATTTTATCTGGGATTTTTCCCACTATGGGTATGATATCTACGAGGAAGGGGTAGCCCTTTTAAGTAAACAGCCATTTACTGATGTTCAAAGTTTTTACATCTCTCAAAGTGAGGGTATAGAAAACTGGAAGAGCAGGAAAATTATAGGCGGTTCCGTTGAGTTTAAAGGTGAAGCATATAGTTTTTACAGCTGCCATACAGGATGGTGGAGTGATGCAGAAGAACCTTTTAGATATCAAGGGGAAAAAATATTGGAAATTTCAAAGAATACAGACAACAAGGTATTTTTTATGGGAGATTTCAACAACGATGCAAACATAATTGGAGAGGGTTATGAATTTTTAATAAAAAATGGTTTGACGGATACTTTTACAGCAGCTAAGATAAAAGATGACGGCTGTACTGTACCGGGAGAAATTGCAGGCTGGGAAGATGATATATCTAAAAAAAGACTGGATTTAATTTTAGCCGGAACACCTGTGGAAGTGTATTCGAGTAATGTTATTTTCAACGGGAAAAACAAAAACATAATTTCGGATCATTTTGGTGTTGAAATAATTTTATAG
- a CDS encoding transposase — protein sequence MYLSITIGDVETSKLRFKELASLSSIGVKEIFIVSVGGFSGFKDAINIIYPETKTQLYILHQIRNTVKFLNYKKRKTFERELKGREDKK from the coding sequence ATATATTTAAGTATAACTATTGGAGATGTCGAAACTTCAAAATTACGGTTTAAAGAACTAGCTTCACTTAGTTCCATAGGAGTTAAAGAAATTTTTATTGTTTCGGTTGGTGGTTTTTCTGGTTTTAAAGATGCTATTAATATAATTTATCCTGAGACTAAAACTCAACTATATATACTTCACCAAATTAGGAACACTGTTAAGTTTTTAAACTATAAGAAAAGAAAAACTTTTGAACGAGAATTAAAAGGGAGGGAAGATAAAAAATGA
- a CDS encoding patatin-like phospholipase family protein: protein MKIGLALGSGSSRGWAHIGIIKALADLGIVPDIVCGTSIGALVGASYISGNLDNLEEWACSLTKFEIARFFEINMSLNGFIDTHRLHHFLNKYVAADSARIEDFSKQYASVATDLETGKEIWLTKGSVLEAVWSSVSLPGLFPAIKNNDRWLVDGGLVNPVPVSTCRALGADIVIAVDLNGDIVGKHFRKAIPPKKKLGVMSKINSLVREYTPSIFDIDENSEKNNGTPPNLFDAIASSVNITQDRITKSRMGEDPPDILLSPKLSHIKLLEFYRAREAMDEGRKCVQNNMIDLNAVLELIDRNRSS, encoded by the coding sequence ATGAAGATAGGTTTAGCTCTTGGAAGCGGCTCATCTCGCGGGTGGGCACATATAGGTATAATAAAAGCTCTGGCTGATCTGGGGATTGTGCCGGATATAGTGTGCGGTACTTCCATAGGTGCGTTAGTTGGGGCATCGTATATATCAGGTAATCTTGATAATTTAGAAGAGTGGGCATGTTCGTTGACAAAATTTGAGATAGCAAGATTTTTTGAGATAAATATGTCTCTCAATGGATTTATCGATACCCATAGACTGCATCATTTTTTAAATAAATATGTGGCGGCTGACAGTGCCAGGATAGAAGATTTTAGTAAACAATATGCATCTGTAGCAACAGATTTGGAGACCGGGAAAGAGATATGGTTAACTAAGGGGTCGGTTTTAGAGGCAGTCTGGTCATCAGTTTCACTGCCGGGATTGTTTCCAGCCATAAAAAACAATGACAGGTGGCTTGTGGATGGAGGATTGGTGAATCCTGTACCGGTATCTACCTGTCGTGCACTGGGAGCTGATATAGTTATAGCTGTGGACTTGAATGGAGACATTGTTGGGAAACATTTTAGAAAAGCCATTCCCCCTAAAAAAAAATTGGGAGTGATGAGTAAGATCAATAGTTTGGTCAGAGAGTATACACCTTCCATATTTGACATAGATGAAAATAGTGAGAAAAATAATGGGACTCCTCCGAATTTATTTGATGCTATCGCCAGTTCCGTCAATATTACCCAGGACAGGATAACGAAGAGCCGTATGGGAGAAGACCCGCCGGATATCCTCCTTTCTCCTAAGTTGTCCCATATCAAGCTGCTGGAGTTTTATCGGGCAAGGGAAGCCATGGACGAGGGAAGAAAGTGTGTTCAAAATAATATGATAGACTTAAATGCTGTTTTAGAACTTATAGACAGGAATAGATCCTCTTAG
- a CDS encoding isoprenyl transferase, with amino-acid sequence MIPKHIAIIMDGNGRWAQNRHLPRFVGHREGAKRIKAIIEHAGNVGVKYLSVYAFSTENWKRPQKEVDALMDIFQKYLKAEAKNMLRDNIRLIVTGRKEGVSPKLLKAISEVEELTADNDGLTFNICFNYGGRSEIIDAVKKIIESGEKNISEENFKDYLYSDIPDPELVIRTSGEFRISNFLLWQIAYSEIYVTDVLWPDFDEKEFDRAIENFKSRDRRFGGVKDVK; translated from the coding sequence ATGATACCAAAACATATAGCAATTATAATGGATGGAAATGGAAGATGGGCTCAGAACAGGCATCTGCCTAGATTTGTCGGGCATCGCGAGGGTGCTAAAAGGATAAAAGCAATAATAGAACATGCAGGAAATGTAGGGGTTAAATATTTGTCTGTATATGCTTTTTCCACAGAAAATTGGAAAAGACCTCAAAAAGAAGTAGATGCTCTTATGGATATCTTTCAAAAATATCTAAAGGCTGAAGCTAAAAATATGTTAAGAGATAATATCAGGCTGATAGTTACAGGGAGAAAAGAAGGGGTATCTCCTAAACTTTTAAAAGCTATATCCGAGGTAGAAGAATTGACTGCTGATAATGACGGTCTTACCTTTAATATATGTTTTAACTATGGGGGAAGATCGGAAATAATAGATGCAGTAAAAAAGATAATTGAATCGGGAGAAAAAAACATCAGTGAAGAGAATTTTAAAGACTATCTTTATTCCGATATACCAGATCCTGAATTAGTTATAAGAACCAGCGGAGAATTCAGGATATCTAATTTTTTACTTTGGCAGATAGCTTATTCGGAAATATATGTAACAGACGTGTTGTGGCCGGATTTTGACGAGAAAGAATTTGACAGAGCAATAGAAAACTTTAAGAGCAGAGACAGAAGATTTGGAGGAGTAAAAGATGTTAAATAG